Proteins encoded by one window of Salvia splendens isolate huo1 chromosome 5, SspV2, whole genome shotgun sequence:
- the LOC121804724 gene encoding heat stress transcription factor A-4c-like → MDGSNGSSWSPAPFLVKTYEMVDDPMTNSVVSWSLTGHSFVVWNPPEFARDLLPKYFKHNNFSSFIRQLNTYGFRKTDPDQWEFANDEFIRGQKHLLKNIYRRKPIHSHSGPGNVAPLTDSEREHFEKEIQQLKGEKVMLQSEVERRRHESQGYEHQLNSLRQILQNIDHRQRQLMISLAQLLEKPSTMEQPGFQSKKRRSTALHFLQGEGLENSGALSLPFMNLEQVEEIDSSLNFWEKFIHGVEAPAEGFHDFRLHPTRSPVITASSADSDNASRCCHMSASTSRDCNSSPELAASSTYLGSPEISSICIDLDSRLKPVGIDVNMSPTKTHVHRMPKDQEQDGAIPSVAAGLNDVFWQQFLTEAPGSSTAQEVKSEEDSGS, encoded by the exons ATGGATGGATCAAATGGCAGTTCTTGGTCGCCGGCGCCATTTCTGGTGAAGACTTATGAGATGGTGGATGATCCAATGACAAATTCTGTTGTATCTTGGAGTCTAACTGGCCATAGTTTTGTTGTTTGGAATCCACCTGAGTTTGCTAGAGATTTGCTACCTAAGTATTTCAAGCACAACAATTTCTCCAGCTTCATTAGGCAATTGAATACATAT GGTTTTAGAAAGACTGATCCTGATCAATGGGAGTTTGCAAATGATGAGTTTATCCGAGGGCAGAAACATCTTTTGAAGAATATATACAGGCGAAAGCCGATCCACAGTCATTCAGGTCCAGGAAATGTGGCTCCATTAACTGATTCAGAAAGAGAACATTTTGAGAAAGAGATTCAGCAGCTAAAAGGAGAAAAGGTTATGCTTCAGTCGGAAGTAGAGAGGCGTAGGCACGAGAGTCAAGGATACGAGCATCAGCTCAATTCCTTACGACAGATATTGCAGAACATTGACCACAGGCAGCGTCAATTGATGATCAGCCTAGCTCAGCTGTTGGAGAAGCCGAGCACCATGGAACAGCCGGGGTTTCAGAGCAAGAAAAGAAGGTCCACGGCCTTGCATTTCTTGCAAGGTGAAGGCCTAGAAAATTCAGGTGCTTTGTCTCTTCCATTCATGAACTTGGAACAAGTTGAGGAAATAGATTCATCCCTAAATTTTTGGGAGAAGTTCATCCATGGAGTTGAGGCTCCAGCCGAAGGCTTTCATGACTTTAGGCTGCACCCCACGCGTTCGCCTGTCATCACAGCATCGTCTGCAGATTCTGATAATGCCTCGCGCTGTTGCCACATGTCAGCATCAACTTCACGAGATTGCAATTCCTCCCCGGAGCTGGCTGCATCCTCAACTTATTTAGGCAGCCCTGAGATATCTTCAATCTGCATTGATCTCGACTCCAGGCTAAAGCCAGTAGGGATTGATGTGAACATGAGCCCAACCAAGACTCATGTTCATCGAATGCCAAAAGATCAAGAGCAGGATGGCGCCATCCCATCTGTGGCAGCTGGTCTAAACGACGTCTTCTGGCAGCAGTTTCTGACCGAGGCTCCTGGTTCCTCTACAGCACAAGAAGTGAAATCAGAGGAAGATAGTGGATCTTGA